A segment of the uncultured Desulfobulbus sp. genome:
ATTGCCGCCCATGCCGTCGTTTTGATGAGGTCAGCGAATGGACGTCAATAGAGAGAGACTGGCAGCAAACTTTACCGAGCTTTGTGAGATCGACAGCCCCTCGAGGCAAGAGCGGCGGATGTTGGAGCGTCTGCGAGCCCTTTTCAGCGAGCTGGGAGCGGCGGAGATTATCGAAGACGACTCTGCACCACAAACCGGATCCGATTGCGGCAATCTGATTGTCCGTTTTAACGGCAGCCTGGATCTCGCCCCGATCTTTTTCAGCTGCCACATGGATACGGTGCAGCCGGCAGTGGGGGTCAAGGTCAAGCGGATCGGAGACCTGTTTACCAGCGCCGGTGAAACCATTCTCGGCAGCGACGACAAATCCGGTCTTGCCGCCTGTGTCGAGGCCCTGCGTCTGGTGCGGGAGGGCAACATTCCCGTTCGGCCGCTTGAGTTGGTGATCACCACCTGCGAAGAGATCGGCCTGATCGGGGCCAAGGCCCTGGATCCTGCCCTGGTCAGGGCCAGAGAGGGGTATGCCCTTGATTCTACAGGATTTGCCAAGGTGGTGACCCACGCGCCCGCACTCAACCGGATCACCATCACCATTCAGGGTGTGGCTGCCCATGCGGGCCTCCATCCGGAGTGGGGTGTCAACGCACTGGTGCTTGCCGGTCAGGCCCTGGCCAAGGTACCCACCGGCAGGATTGATGAGGAGACCACGGCCAACTTCGGGACTATCCAGGGCGGTGCGGCCTCCAACATCGTTCCGGAAAAGGTGGTGATCGAGGCCGAGGTGCGCAGCCATTCCATGGAAAAGCTTGCCCAGGTGACCGAAGAGATTGAGGGGATATTCAAGGCGGCGGTGGCCCAGTGGTCGGATCCCACCGGCTCGGCCAAAGGAACGCCCGGGGTGGAGATCGAGGTGCGTCAGGATTTCACCGCCATGCAGCTCAACCAGGAAGACCCGGTCCTGCGGCGTATAGCGGCTGCCGCCCGCTCCATCGGTATGGAGCTGACCTACGAGAAGGCCGGAGGCGGCAGCGATGCCAACATCTTCAACGACCATGGTCTGGCAACGGCCATTGTGGCCACCGGCATGACCAATGTCCATTCCACCAATGAGCAGGTGGAGCTCCAGGACATGGTCGGCCTGACCCAGCTGTTGCTCGCCCTGCTCACGGAAGAGTCCTGCTAGAAAGGTGCTCAGGAAAAGAAGATGATGCCGGGATCGCCGGAGCGGACCTCGCCGATGATGCGGCATTCTGGCTGGTAGCCGGCCGGGCCGAGTAGGGTGAGCAGTTGCCGGGCGGTATCGGGCCTCAGCGCCAACAAGAGCCCACCGGAGGTCTGCGGGTCATAGCCGATCAATTCCAGGGAATCCATCTCAGGCAGGGACGAGCGGACCCACTGGCTGTAATAGGTGCGATTGCGGTAGGCCCCCTCGGGGATGATGCCCATGTCGGCGAGGTCGCGGGCATTGAGAAAAAGCGGTATCTGCTCGGCATGTACCAGGATCGAGGCCTTTGCGGCCTCGGCCATCTCGTGCAGATGACCAAAGAGGCCGAACCCGGTGATGTCGGTGCAGCCGTGGACGCCGGCGCGCAGATCGGGATCGCGGTTGAGCAGTTCCATGGGCAACCGGTTGAGGGTGGCGAGCAGTTCCACCAGTTGCCGCTCGCCCGTGGCATCGGTCAGGCCGCCCTTGATCGCGGTGGACAGGATACCGCTGCCGAGCGGCTTGGTCAACAGGAGCACGTCGCCGGGCAGGGCACCGCCGTTTTGCAGCACCTGATCGGGATGGACAAATCCGGTGACCGACAGGCCGTATTTGAGCTCCGGATCCTCGATGGAATGACCACCGACGAGCAGTGCCCCGGCCTCGCGTATTTTTGCCAGACCGCCTTCGATCACCTGGCGGAAGACGCTCTGATCCATGGTCTTTGCGGGGCAGGCGAGGATGTTCATGCACAGCTTCGGCACCCCGCCCATGGCGTAGACGTCTGAGAGGGCATTGGCCGCAGCGATCCGGCCGAAGTCAAAAGGATCGTCGACGATGGGGGTGAAGAAATCCACCGTCTGGATCAGGGCCGTGGTGTCGTTGAGACGGTACACCCCTGCGTCGTCGCAGGTTTGGCTGCCCACGAGAAGGTCGGGATCCTGCGGCAGTTCGAGTCCGCACAGTATTCGGCCCAGGTCCCCTGGGCCCAATTTGGCAGCTCAGCCTGCGGCCTTGACGGTGCTGGTGAGTTTGATCGGTGTGTTCGCCATTGATGGAATCATTCTGACAAAAGTGAAATGTTTTCGGACCAATATCAATATTTATTGAAGATACCCGATATTTTCTTGAAAAAAAACGTGTAATCTGGTTGTAGATAATCTTCTTTGCAAGAATTGAATCGACAAAAGTACGGGCACAAGGAGCTGTTCTTTGTGCCTTTCGATTTTTTGTCGTTCTCGCAAAAAGCCGCGCAAACGGGCGTGTTGGTATGTAAGTTCCCGTTTTCGTGATAAAGACTTCGTGTATATTTTAGGTTTTATGCGAGCTTGTCATCATCATTCAAGCATCCTCACCATATCGTAGGCTGTAGCTATGAATACGTACGTACCTGAACATGAAATTTCGGCCAAGCCCAAGCACGAATGCGGCATCTGTGGGGTTTTTGGCCACCAGGATGCCGCGAAACTGGTCTATTTCGGATTGTATGCCCTGCAGCACCGTGGGCAGGAGAGTGCGGGCATTGTGGCCGGAGACGGCAAAAGGGTCGTGATCCACAAAGCCATGGGCCTGGTTGCCGACGTGTTCAGTGAACAGACCCTGCAGCGTCTCACCGGTCACCTGGCCTCCGGCCATGTACGGTACTCCACCACCGGTGAGTCCAGTATCGTCAACACCCAGCCCTTCCTCGCCACCCACAAGGGGTTGCCGCTTAGTGTTGCCCATAACGGCAATCTGGTCAACTCCATTGCCCTCCGCCGCCATCTCGAGCAGCAGGGGTCGATCTTCCAGACCACCATGGACTCTGAGATCGTGATTCATCTCATGGCCCGTCATATGGATCGTGGCCTGCAAGAGGCGATCAAGACCACCTTCTCCTGTATTCAGGGGGCCTATTCGCTGTTGCTGATGACCCCGGATACCATGATCGCCATCCGCGACCCCAACGGGTTCCGTCCGCTCTGTCTCGGCGTGCTCGACAATGGCGCCTATGTGGTTGCCTCGGAAACCTGTGCC
Coding sequences within it:
- the selD gene encoding selenide, water dikinase SelD; protein product: MANTPIKLTSTVKAAGUAAKLGPGDLGRILCGLELPQDPDLLVGSQTCDDAGVYRLNDTTALIQTVDFFTPIVDDPFDFGRIAAANALSDVYAMGGVPKLCMNILACPAKTMDQSVFRQVIEGGLAKIREAGALLVGGHSIEDPELKYGLSVTGFVHPDQVLQNGGALPGDVLLLTKPLGSGILSTAIKGGLTDATGERQLVELLATLNRLPMELLNRDPDLRAGVHGCTDITGFGLFGHLHEMAEAAKASILVHAEQIPLFLNARDLADMGIIPEGAYRNRTYYSQWVRSSLPEMDSLELIGYDPQTSGGLLLALRPDTARQLLTLLGPAGYQPECRIIGEVRSGDPGIIFFS
- a CDS encoding M20/M25/M40 family metallo-hydrolase is translated as MDVNRERLAANFTELCEIDSPSRQERRMLERLRALFSELGAAEIIEDDSAPQTGSDCGNLIVRFNGSLDLAPIFFSCHMDTVQPAVGVKVKRIGDLFTSAGETILGSDDKSGLAACVEALRLVREGNIPVRPLELVITTCEEIGLIGAKALDPALVRAREGYALDSTGFAKVVTHAPALNRITITIQGVAAHAGLHPEWGVNALVLAGQALAKVPTGRIDEETTANFGTIQGGAASNIVPEKVVIEAEVRSHSMEKLAQVTEEIEGIFKAAVAQWSDPTGSAKGTPGVEIEVRQDFTAMQLNQEDPVLRRIAAAARSIGMELTYEKAGGGSDANIFNDHGLATAIVATGMTNVHSTNEQVELQDMVGLTQLLLALLTEESC